In the Bos mutus isolate GX-2022 chromosome 15, NWIPB_WYAK_1.1, whole genome shotgun sequence genome, aacttttctttttttctcttttaacttccCTAGAAAAACTTATATAAGGTAGATATTGTCTGCTCTTGAAAGTTAGGTTGAACTTGGTAAAACCATCAGAGGGCTTTGGGTGGATGAGGGAATATTTTGATTatcatttctgtttgtttatttgtttctctttcttcttgtgCTTTATATGTTTCCAAAATTTTATGAGCTTCACCTAGAGTTTTACCTTTTTCTGCTCCTAAAATTACTTTAAtagtcttttcaaagaaacagtagTGAGTTTTATCACTGATAGCTGTACTTATGAGCTATTTTATTGGTTTCTGCTAGATTCGATTTTTTTCATCCATTATTGCTGTTGACGTCAATGCGAGTCTCATGTTCCTTTTTAGGTGAATGCATTTTcctcctttaaatattttctttatgtttgatATTTCAAATTTGACTAAACTATATCTGAATGTGAGGTTTTTTTCTTATCCAGACTTATATTGTACAGTTCTGAGGAAtcctcagtttttatttcttcatgcttttcttctgctctgtttttttttctgggaccTCTCATAAATGAGTGCTAACACTGCACGTCAGCTTTCTTCTTAGTAATATGAAGCAAGGATGAGGAGCTCAATCACTTCCCATCCTGTAACTATCATTTCCTGTTCTCTGCCCCTCAAAGAACCTCAGATATCATACAGCAGGCTCACTTCCGGATCTGCCATCCTTGTAACTCCGCAGCCCATAGGATAAGGAGGGAATGTTCCAGACTGGCTAAACTGCTGACATTTTAGCAGTACTGTGTCCTGTGCTGCCCAGCAGGTACCCTGCTGTCTCTAGCTGTCACTGGTACTGCTGCTTTCATGCCCTACAATAGTAATGGGGTAGGTTGTGAGCTAATAATTatagtgggttcagttcagttcagtcgctcagtcacgtatAGTGGGTTAGAGCGAGAAAAGGACACATTTGGAAAGTTCTCCCTCAGTCTAAGCCTGAAGATGCCACTTGGCTCTCTCTGCTGTTTATATccatttctcttccattttggCATTGTCACTTTCTGCTTCTCAGAGATTTCTCACAGCTTTTGTGTTAGGTTCTGGACTCCAGCAACTCCCTTTTACATGACATCCCCTGGAGTTAAACTAGGGGAGAGGGACATGATTTATGGACCTTGAGTTTGACCTCAAATGCCATCATATACGTTCATGCCTTTTATTAGCCAGCACATACTTGTAATCCCAAATTATGATGATTAGGTATAAAGTAAGTTAAATGATGTATTCTTTACCCTCTACTATTTTATTATAAACTTGGAGTCATTAGCACATTATTCTAGTTTTCTTGTCATCTGTCTATTTGAAGAATGTATTCTTTATGAAGAATTTATGCTCTTGAAAGAATtaaatttgggacttccctggtggtccagtagtaaGATCtcacacttctactgcagggggcacaggttcaattcctggtcaggaaactaagattccacatgctgcatggcatggccaaaaaaaaaaaagaattaaatttgacTCATAATATGCTTTTTACTTGAGTCTGTGATGATATACTGGAGTTCAGttttattaaagatatttttttctttttttcttatcatttagAGTGAAGATGAAATCAGGacactgaaacagaaaaaaagtaagtGATAGTGTTAATGACTCAACTTCTGAATGCCTTTTTAAAAGGCCTTGACCTGGTAAGgacaaataaatatgttttatgtcCAAAAACCTATTGTGAGAATGATGTAAGAGTGTGGTAGGCATTGTCCTGTGGTCTGGAATTGTCTGTGAGATAAAATCTTAGCTCAGTTAGTCTTTATTGAGTATCACTATGCCACGCACTTGGCCTTCTCTCTTTCCACTAGGTGCTCCCAGTGTGGTAGGACACAAGGCAGAGTATCTCATTGTAGGGAAGGAAAGGAGCCGAATCTCTGTCCATGCAACCTGTGgtgcatactgctgctgctgctgctgctgctgctaagtcgcttcagtcgtgtctgactctgtgcgaccccatagacggcagcccaccaggccccgccgtccctgggattctcaaggcaagaacactggagtgggttgccatcaccttctccggtgGTACATACTAAGTTCttggtaaatatttaaaagaataagtgCTGTTGAGATACTTGGCTTTATGGAGAGTGGGAGTCACAGTAGCTGTTCTCCAGGTGCTGATGCCTGAGCTGTGTAACCAAAGAATGAGAACTAGAGGGGTTTTTGTTCTtatcaatttttacttttaatcttcCTTTCGTATCTCTtcctactactactattattaacATAACtttttactgagtgcttactgtgtgccaagtcATTAAAAGCTTTGCATATATTAATTCATGTAATTCTCACGGTAGCCTTGAGGTAATTATTACTTTAGTAATAGTACTTGAGTACTATTACTTTCCTCCTTTATAGATGAAGAGACATGGAGTCAGGCAAAGAAAGGAGTGAAGGATATTCTGTGCCTTGAAACAGGGTGCCAGAGTTGGGGAACTACACATTCATTTTGTGGTTGGAGCTTCTACGAACCCATGATGGTTAAAAAAGGGGCCACAGGGGCCAGGACTTACAGGGTTGTATGAGTACGGTCAGAACCCTTAACCTCAGGGCCTCAGTTCTCCCATCCACATATGAAGAGATTATGCTGAGATTTCTATTAATAATATACTAATAGAGCCCTAGAAATTGCATGAATATAGTTTGTAGTATATTGTCTCATCTCCCATATAAAAGTATTGCTTAAAAGTGTCAGCATGGACCTTGGAGCCAGACAAGCTTGGATTTGAATTTTCACCTCTATCTGTGACCTTGGCAGTTATTTACtgtcctcatttgtaaatggGGTTGATAACATGCCTGTAGAGGGAGCAGTCTGCTACATATAAGAGGACAACACAGTGCCTCAGTAAATATTAGTCCTTCAGGTCCTTTTTGTGACGGCGTGAACTGTCTGTTATTACTCTGTATATGTAATGTGCCTTcttaaatttataagaaattgtTCCTCTCATAATAGCATTGACATGTAGGatgaatatatattcattcaGAGTATTTGTCTCCTCCACTAGAGTGTGTCTTAATTTAATCTCTGCATCCTAGTCTGTGGTCTAGTAGGTGCCTCGtgagtgttgaatgaatgaatttgtgaattttaaatatttaaccagtcaaatatgtaattttttgtttgtatgaTTCCTTATGAACCTGtttataaaattaattctttgttttcCAGTTGATGAAACTTCTGAACAGGAACCAAAACATAAGGaaataaacaacagcaatgcTCAGAATCCCAGTGCAGAAGAAGTGGGTGAAGAGCAGGATGAAGACATTTTACCTTTAACTcttgaagagaaggaaaacaaagaatatttaaaatctttatttgaaaTTCTGATTCTTATGGGAAAACAAAACATACCTCTGGATGGACATGAAACTGATGAAATCCCAGAAGGTCTTTTTACTCCTGATAACTTTCAAGCACTGCTAGAGTGCCGGATCAATTCTGGTGAAGAGGTTCTGAGAAAGCGCTTTGAGACAACAGCAGTTAACACATTGTTCTGTTCCAAAACACAGCAGAAACAGATGCTGGAGATCTGTGAGAGCTGCATTCGGGAAGAAACCCTCAGGGAAGTGAGAGATTCTCACTTCTTTTCCATCATCACTGATGATGTGGTGGACATAGCAGGGGAAGAGCACCTGCCGGTGTTGGTGAGGTTTGTCGACGAAGCTCACAACCTGAGAGAGGAATTTGTAGGCTTCCTGCCTTACGAAGCTGATGCAGAAATTTTGGCTGTGAAATTTCACACTACAATAACTGAGAAATGGGGATTAAACATGGAGTACTGTCGTGGCCAGGCTTACATTGTATCTAGTGGATTTTCATCCAAAATGAAAGTTGTTGCTTCTAGACTTTTAGAGAAATATCCCCAAGCTATCTACACACTCTGCTCTTCCTGTGCCTTAAATATGTGGTTGGCAAAATCAGTGCCTGTTATGGGAGTATCTGTTGCATTAGGAACAATTGAggaagtttgttctttttttcatcGATCACCACAACTGCTTTTAGAGCTTGAAAATGtaatttctctcctctttcagaaCAATGAAGAAAGGGGCAAAGAACTGAAGGAAATTTGCCATTCTCAGTGGACAGGCAGGcatgatgcttttgaaatctTAGTGGACCTCCTACAAGCACTTGTTTTATGTTTAGATGGTATAAATAGTGACACAAATGTTAGATGGAATAACTGTATAGCTGGCCGAGCATTTGTGCTCTGTAGTGCGGTAACAGATTTTGATTTCATCGTTACCATTGttgttcttaaaaatgttttatcttttacaAGAGCTTTTGGGAAAAATCTTCAGGGGCAAACCTCTGATGTCTTTTTTGCAGCCAGTAGCTTGACTGCAGTGTTACATTCACTAAATGAAGTGatggaaaatattgaagtttaTCATGAATTTTGGTTTGAGGAAGCCACAAATTTGGCAACCAAACTTGATATTCAGATGAAACTCCCAGGGAAATTTCGCAGAGCTCAGCACAGTAACCT is a window encoding:
- the THAP12 gene encoding 52 kDa repressor of the inhibitor of the protein kinase, with the protein product MPNFCAAPNCTRKSTQSDLAFFRFPRDPTRCQKWVENCRRADLEDKTPDQLNKHYRLCAKHFETSMICRTSPYRTVLRDNAIPTIFDLTSHLNNPHSRHRKRIKELSEDEIRTLKQKKIDETSEQEPKHKEINNSNAQNPSAEEVGEEQDEDILPLTLEEKENKEYLKSLFEILILMGKQNIPLDGHETDEIPEGLFTPDNFQALLECRINSGEEVLRKRFETTAVNTLFCSKTQQKQMLEICESCIREETLREVRDSHFFSIITDDVVDIAGEEHLPVLVRFVDEAHNLREEFVGFLPYEADAEILAVKFHTTITEKWGLNMEYCRGQAYIVSSGFSSKMKVVASRLLEKYPQAIYTLCSSCALNMWLAKSVPVMGVSVALGTIEEVCSFFHRSPQLLLELENVISLLFQNNEERGKELKEICHSQWTGRHDAFEILVDLLQALVLCLDGINSDTNVRWNNCIAGRAFVLCSAVTDFDFIVTIVVLKNVLSFTRAFGKNLQGQTSDVFFAASSLTAVLHSLNEVMENIEVYHEFWFEEATNLATKLDIQMKLPGKFRRAQHSNLESQLTSESYYKETLSVPTVEHIIQELKDIFSEQHLKALKCLSLVPSVMGQLKFNTSEEHHADMYRSDLPNPDTLSAELHCWRIKWKHRGKDIELPSTIYEALHLPDIKFFPNVYALLKVLCILPVMKVENERYENGRKHLKAYLRNTLTDQRSSNLALLNINFDIKHDLDLMVDTYIKLYTSKSELPTDNSETIENT